A stretch of DNA from Longimicrobium sp.:
TCCCCTGGAACATGTCCGTGTACACGCCCGCCAGGATGCCGCCGGCCACCGAGTACGCCAGCACGATCGCCATCCCCACCCACACGCCCACGGCCAGCCCGGTGCCGAAGATGGCGTCGATCACCAGCCCCAGCGCCAGGATGTTCGTCGCCATGTAGCCGATCACGGCGATGATGATCGCCACCGCCGAGAGCCCCTGCGCGGCGGGCGAGCGGTAGCGCGCGCCGATGGCGTCGGGGACGGTGATGAGGCCGCGCACCTCGTGCAGCAGCCGCATCCGCTTGGCGAGCACCCACGACGTCATCGAGGCCGTGACCGCCGCGGGGAGGAGGAGGAACATCGCCCCCAGCCCGGTGCGGTAGACCAGCCCGGGCCCGCCGATGAAGGCGAAGCCGCTGAGCGTGGCGCTCATCGCCGCCAGCGTCAGCGCCCAGAGCCCGATCCCCTCGCCGGCCACGAAGAAGTCGCTGGCCGTCCTCGTCCGCCGCGTGGCCCAGGCGCCGATCGCCCCCACCACGGCGAAGTAGGCGACGGCGACGGCGATGATGGTGGGCTGCGCCAGGCGCGGCATCTCGCCTGTCTGCAGGAGGACGGTCATACCTCCACCTCCTCGGCGACGGCGGGCGGGGGGGCGGCGCCGGCGGGGGCGGCGGCCGGGCGCAGCTCGCGGGCGGCGCGGCGGACCCGCTCCAGGTCTTCCTCGGAGAGCGTCATCTCGTCGAAGGTCAGCGCGTAGGCCACGGGGAGCACCAGGAGCGGCAGCAGCCCGATCCCCAGCAGGACGATCGCCGCGCGCAGCGGCAGCCCCAGGAAGAGCGGCGCGCCCGGCGCCTCGGGCGGCAGGGCCAGCACGGCGCAGAAGCCGCCCGCCAGCACCAGGAAGGTGAAGGCGAACGGGAGCTTGAGGCGGCCGATCCCCCCGCCGCGCCGGGCCGCGCCGAGCGCCATGGAGGCGACCATCACGACGGCGGTGCCGATCCCCATCGCCCAGGGCGACCACTCGGGCGGGTCGCCGGGGAGGAAGGCGGAGCCGTACGCCGCCGCGATGGCGAGCGTGCCGGCCAGGAGGGCGAGGAGGGCGCTGCGTCGTGCCATCAGGGTCTCAGGCCTGGTAGAGGGCGTCCAGCTCGGCGCGGAACTTCTCGGCGACCACGCCGCGGCGGAGCTTCATCGTGGGCGTCAGGTCGCCGTCCTCGGCCGTCAGCTCGCGGCCGATCAGCACGAAGCGGCGGATCTGCTCGGTGCGCGACAGGTCGGCGTTCACGCGGTCGACGGCGCGCTGGACCATCCGCACCAGCTCGGGGTGGCGCAGGAGGGTGGGGTCGTCGCAGGGGAGGGCGCGCTCGGCGGCCCAGGCGCGCAGCATCTCGGGGCGCAGCGACAGCAGGGCGGAGACGAACTTCTGCCCCTCGCCGTAGAGCATCGCCTGCCCGATCCAGGGGTCCTGGGCCAGGCGCGCCTCGATCGGCAGAGGCGCCACCTTCTTCCCCGTGGAGAGCGCGATCAGCTCCTTCTTGCGCCCCGTCACCCGGAGCGACCCGTCCACCAGCTCGCCCAGGTCGCCCGTCAGCACCCACCCGCCGTCGGGGGTGAACGCGTCGCGGGTGGCGCCCGGCCGGCCGTGGTAGCCGGCGAAGGTGAGCGGTCCGCGGCGGATCAGGATCTCCCCGTCGGCGGCGATGCGGAGCTCGGTCCCCGGCATCGGCGGGCCGGCGGCGTCGAAGCGGTAGCGGTCGGGCCGGTTGAAGGCGACGCAGAGGTGCTCGGTGAGCCCGTACGCGCCGAGGACGGTGAGCCCGAGCGCGTCGAGGTACTCGGCGACGTCGGCCGGGAGCGCGGCGCCGCCCGAGGTCGCCAGCCGGATGCGCCCGCCGAAGAGGCCGCGCACGCGGGCGAAGAGCGGCTCCCCGGCCTCGCGCCACGCCGCCTCGACCTGCGGCGGGACTGGCTCGCCCGCCTGCCGGAGCCGCGAGCGGGTGACGCCGAGCGAGACCACGCGGTCCCAGCGTGCGCGCTCGCCGCCCGCGGCCCGCTCGTGCTCGGCGCGCAGCGTCTCGAACGCCTTCTCGTAGAAGCGCGGCAGCCCGCCGAACACCGTGGGCCCGTACGCTCGCGCCGCCTCCCACAGCCGCGCGTGGTCGGGCACCAGCGCCGCCTCCATCCCGGTGAGCACACGGCTGTAGAGGCCGAAGATCCTCTCGGCGGCGTGGCAGAAGGGGAGGAAGGAGAGCGTGGTGTCGTCCTCGCGCGTCCCCAGCACCGCGCGGATCGACTCGGCCGAGGCCAGCAGGTAGCGGTGCGGGATCTCGGCGCCCTTCGGCTCGCCCGTGGAGCCCGACGTGTAGATGAGGATCGCCGTGTCGCCGGGCCGCGCCTGCAGCACCCGCGCGTCGACCGCCGCGCCGATCCCGGTGGAGGCGAGCGCCTCCGCGCCGCGCGCGAGCCAGGCGTCCCACGCCACCGCGCACCCGCCGCCGTTCACGTCGCGGGCGACCACCATGCGCAGCGCCGGCAGCTCCGCGCGCACCGCCTCGACCTTCGCCAGCTGGTCGACCGTGTCGACGACGACGGTGGCGGCGCCGCAGTCGGCCAGGATCTGCTTGACCTGCGCGGGCGCGCTGGTCGGGTACAGGCCCACGGAGACGCCGGCCGCCAGCAGCACGCCCAGGTCCGCGACCGGCCAGAGGAAGCTGCTCCCGGCGAGGATGGCGACCGTCTCGCCCGGCCGGTGCCCGTGCGCGATCAGCGCCGCCGCGAAGCGGCGCGAGGCGTCGGCCCACTCGCTCCAGGTGAGCGTCTCGTCGCGCTCCGCGCCGCCGGCGGCGAGCAGGCGGTAGGCGGCCCGCTCGGGGTGCCGCGCGGCGCGGGCGAGGAAGAGGCGGGCGGCGGTGTCCATCAGCGCGCGCTCCGCTTCGGGTTCCAGCGCATCGCCACGCACCCCATCGACAGCCCCGCCCCCGAGCCGGTGAGCACCACCAGGTCGTCCGGCCGGAGGCGGCCCGCCTTCGCCGCGTCGTCCAGCGCCATCGGCAGGCACGCCGAGCCGGTGTAGCCCCACTTGTCCATGATGGTGTGGGCCTTCGACATCGGCTGCCCGAGCTTCTCCATCACGACCTCGATGGTGGAGCGGTTGACCTGCGTCCACAGCCAGAGGTCCACCTCCTCGACCTGCCTGCCGATGCGGCCGAGGACGGAGCGGACGATGCGCGGCCACCCCTCCTCGTTGACTTCCTTCGGGTACTTGGTGACGAAGCGCAGCCGGTTGCGCACCCCGTCGCGCAGCACCGCCTCGGTGACCGGCTCGGCCGTGCCACCCGCGAAGACGCCCATCCCGGAGGAAAGCGACCCGTCCGCGTACAGCTCCGAGGCGAGCAGCCCCGGCTCGTCGGCCAGCTCGAGGACCACGGCTCCCGCCCCGTCGGCGAAGATGGTGACCGTCTTCTTGTCCTTCGGGTCGAGGAACTTCGACATGGCGTAGACGGCGACCACCAGCACGCGCTCGTAGCGCTCGTCGGCGCGGACGTACTTCCACGCCGCGTCGAGCGCCGTGGCGAACCCCGCGCACGCCGAGTTGACGTCGAAGGTTCCCGTGCGCCCGGGGAGCCCCAGGCGGCCGTGCAGGACCGAGGAGGTGGCGGGGGAGACGTATTCGGGCGTGTCGGTGGAGACGATGAGGAGGTCGACGTCCTCCGGCGCGAGGCCCGCGTCGGCGAGCGCGGCGCGGGCGGCCTCCTCGGCCAGATCGGCGGTGGACTCGTGCGCGCCGCACCAGCGCCGCTCGCGGATGCCGAGCGTCCCCGACACGAACGCGTCCACGTCCTCGCCCAGCATCGCCGACAGCTCGGCGTTGGCGAGGACGCGCGCGGGGACGAACGACCCGGTTCCGGTGATGGTGGCGTGTCTCAACTGCGAGTGCGAAGTCCTAAGTGCGAAGTGCGAAGTGCGAAGTGCCCAGTCCCAAGTGCCCAGTGCCCAGGAATCAGGCGCTTCCGGTCTCGCGGGATGTCCCCTGTTCCCTGTCCCCTGTCCCCTGGGGTTTCCCCGTCGTCCCCCGGGTGATCAACCGCACGGGGAGGGGCCTGGCGGGGCGGGCGGAGACCTCCTGGCCGTCGAGCAGGCGGAGCAGGAGGCGGGCGGCGCGGGCGCCCAGCTCGCGGGCGGGGACCGCCACCGTGGTCAGTTCCGGCGTCACCACCCGCGCCATCTCCACGTCGTCGCAGCCGACGATCGACATCCCGCCCGGGACCGCCACTCCCGCCGCCAGGGCCGCCTTGAGCGCGCCGAGGGCGATCAGGTCGTTGGCGCAGAAGACGGCGGTCGGACGCTCGCCCGCGGCGAGGAGCTGCTTCATCGCGGCCAGCCCCCCGGCCACCGTCGCCGGCACGCGCCGCAGCAGGCCGGTGGGGAGGGGGATTCCGGCGGCGGAGAGCGCCTGGAAGAAGCCGCGCTCGCGCATCCGGAAGCCGTGCACGTCCGTGGCGGGGCCCACGAAGGCGATGCGGCGGTGGCCCAGCCCCAGCAGGTGTTCCGCCGCCAGCCGCCCCGCGGAGAGCGCGTCGCTCGCCACCCCGGGCCAGCGCTCCGACGGCTCGTCCACCAGCACCACCTTCAGGTCGGCGAGCGAGTCCTCGGGGAGCGTGGCGGCGCCCAGGCCGTCGATCACCACCCCGTCCACCAGCCGCGCCCGCAGCGCCTCCAGGTGCCGGGCCGGCGTGGTGTCGCGCGTGTCGCCGGGGAGCACCGCGTACCCCGCCTCGGCGGCCACGCGCTGCACGCCGGTCACCACGTCCAGGAAGAAGGGGTTGGACAGGTCCGGCACCACCACCCCCAGCGCGTACGAGCGGCCCCGCACCAGCCCGCGGGCCAGCATGTTGGGGCGGTACCCCAGCTCGTCGGCGGCCCGCATCACCCGCTCGCGGGTGGCCGGGGCCACGCGCGCCCGCGGGTTGCCGCCCAGCACCAGCGACACCGTGGCCTGCGAGACCCCCGCCCTCCGGGCGACGTCGTGGGTGGTGACGGAGCGGGGTGCGTTCGCTGGGCTCATTCCGGGCGGGTTGTTAAGACGTATTAGTTAATACGTATTGGCAAAGTGGATGTCAAGGACTTCATTCAGAGGGTGGGCGAACGAGGATCGGGGTTCGTCTGCCTGGCAGATTCTGGCGCGGCAGCGGGCAGCCCCCGCCTTGGCGCCTAGCGCGCGACGTGGGATGCGGTCTCTCATTGTCAACCAGACAATGTCATCCCGAAGGCGCCGCTGCACCCGACCCACGTTCGCACCGGAGTCCGGCGGCGCCTGAGGGATCTAGCCGGCGTTGCTGGTGGCCGGCCACACGCGCGGATTACCGGCTCCCCCGGTCGCATCGAGTAGATCCCTCGGGTCGCTACCGCGCCCCTTGGGATGACATCTGCGGCCCCAGCAGTCTCGCTGACGCACTCACGCACTCTCGCGCTTCGAACTTTCGGATCTTTGTCCAACCTTCGGTGTGCAATCACCGCCTCTCGCGGGCCTGGCCGGTTCCCTCGGCTCGCGCGGAACGCCCCCAACGGGCGTTTCTCCTATCCTCAACTCCCATGGAGATTGTACGATCGGAACGGTACCCCCAGCTCCTGCTGGGGATGGTGGCGCTCGCCCTGGGGCTGGTGCTCTCGGCGATCGTGGCCGGCGCGGCGTTCAAGTCCGCCCGGCGCGCCAACGACCAGATCGAGGTGACGGGCTCGGCCAAGCGCTCGATCCGCTCGGACTACGCGGTGTGGCGGGTGAGCGTCGGCGCGCAGTCGCCCACGCTGCAGGACGCTTACGCCGAGGTCACGCAGCACGGGCAGGCGCTCCGGCAGTTCCTGTCGCGCAGCGGCGTGGCCGACTCGCTCGTCACCGTGAAGCCGGTGGAGGCGTCGAGCATCTACCGCGTGGCCGAGAACGGGATGCAGACCAGCGAGCTGCTGGGCTACCGCCTCTCGCAGCAGTTCGAGGTGCGCTCCTCGGACGTGAACGGCGTCACCGCGCTGTCGCAGGGCGCCACCGGGCTCATCAACCAGGGAGTCCCGCTCCAGTCGTCGCCGCCCGAGTACCTGTACACGAAGCTCGCCGACGTGCGCACGGAGATGCTCGCCGCCGCCACCGAGGACGCCAGGCGCCGCGCCGAGGCGGTGGCGAAGAGCGCGGGCGCGGGGATCGGCGCGGTGCGCAGCGCGCGCCAGGGCGTGTTCCAGATCACCCCGCGCAACTCCACCGAGGTGAGCGACTACGGCATCAACGACACCTCTTCGCTGGAGAAGGACATCACGGCCGTCGTCCGCGTGACCTTCGCGGTGGACTGAGACGGCTGGTCCGCGGGTGAGATGGAAACGAGCGGTGGGTTCCTGGCGGAGCCCGCCGCTCGTGTTTTCTGGAGAAACCACCTCTATCCACCCCCCCAAACGCTGTCATCCTGAGGGCGCAGCACACCGAAGCCATGTCCGCACGAGGGCTTGTGCGCCCGAAGGATCTATGGGCAGCGACCGCGCCGACAGCCGGCTGTCGCGTGTGGCCGGCTATAGATCCTTCGTCGCCGCCCTGGTCTTCGTCACTCCGCGGATTCCACGCGGCGGCTCCTCAGGATGACAGCATTGGGGCCTCACGGCTCTACGATTTTCCCCGGACGTCTCCTACCGCCTCAGGCGGGAGCCGAGCAGCGCCCCGGCCAGGAAAGCGAGCGGCAACCACGCCAGGGACACGGTACCCGCCTCCGCTGCGGGGCGCGTCCCGGCGTCCGCCACCCCGAGCGGCGGCTCGACGTCACCCGAGGCCAGCCGCTCATCGATCCACGCGACCTGGTCCGCGTAGAACTGCGCGTCGTGCTTCGCCTTCATCAGGTCGTCCTCGAAGTGGGCCTCCTCGGGGTCGTGCGCCTCGACCCGCTCCGCCAGCTCCTCCGCGTACGCCGCGAGGCCCTCCAGCTTCGCCGCGAACCTCTCCCTCGCATCTTCGAGCAGTTCACGCTGGGTCTGCATTGGCTCGTCTCCGTTGCCGGGGGAATCCGATGGCTGGGGTGCGGCCGGGGACCGTCCGTGCGCCGTCACTCCTCGTCCGCCGGGGGCGTGAGGGAGTGGAAGCCGGCGGTGCGGCGCAGCGGGGTGACGTGCGAGGCGAAGAGCTTCCACTCGCCGTCCACGCGCGTGTATACGTCGGTGAAGCGGTAGCGCTGCTCGAACTCGCCCTCGGGGGTGCGGCCGCGCATGGTGGACGAGGCGGTGACCACGCCGGTGTCGCCGCAGGCGCGGATGTTCTGCTCCTCCACCACCAGCGTCTGCAGCACGAAGAGCCCCGAGCCGTAGGTCTCCACCACCTGCTCCTTGGTGAGCGGCGCGCCGCTGGGGTCCACGCCCAGGAATTCGTCGTGGATGATGCGGTCGAGCGCCGCCACGTCGCGCTCCAGCTCGGCGCGGGCCAGGGCCTCCGTCGCCTCCCGCAGCTCCTCCTCGGGCGGGCGGCCGATCCGGTTGAATTCCACGGTCATCTCGAATCCCGTCTCCCCGGGCGCTTGCCTCCGCGTCGTCCGGCGCGCAAGCTAACGCGGCGCGCGCCGCTCGTCACGGCGCGCGCGTCCACCCGGGACGGACGAGACCCCTTCCACGGACGACCTCGAATGCGAGTGGCGGTCCTCTTCGGCGGCACCAGCGCGGAGCGCGACGTGTCGGTGGCCAGCGGCGCGCAGGTGGTGAAGGCGCTGCGCGAGGCCGGCCACCAGGTGGTGCCGGTCGACACCGCGCGGGGCGTGCTGGCCCCCGCCGAGGAGCAGCGCCTGCTCACCGCCGGCGTGGCCCCCGCGCCGCCGCCCGAGGAGGAGCTGGCGGCGATCCGCGCCGGGGCGTCGTCGCCGCTGCCGGCGGCGTCGGAGCTGAAGGACATCGACGTGGTGTTCCTGGTGCTGCACGGCGGCACGGGCGAGGACGGGACGATCCAGGCGCTGCTGGACCTCACCGGCATCCCCTACGTGGGCAGCGGGCACCGGGCGAGCGCGGTGGCCATGGACAAGGACTTCTCCAAGCGCCTCTTCCGCGCGGCGGGCGTGCCCACCCCCGACTGGCTGATGGCGCCCGCCGGCGCGGCCGAGGTGGAGGCGGCGCTCGGCTGGCCCGTCGTCGTCAAGCCGAACAAGCAGGGCTCCACGGTGGGGCTCACCATCGTCCGGGCACCGGGAGAGCTGGAGGCGGCGGTCGCGGAGGCGTTCCGTCACGACGACGAGGTGATGCTGGAGGCGTTCGTCCCCGGGCGCGAGCTGACGGTGGGGATCCTCGAAGACCAGGCGCTTGCGGTGGGCGAGATCATCCCCAAGCGGGCGGAGATCTTCGACTACGAGAGCAAGTACCAGGCGGGCGGCGCCGAGGAGATCTTCCCGGCCGACCTGACCGAGGAGCAGACGCGCGCGGTCCGGGAGCTGGGGCTCGAGGCGCACCGTGCGCTCAAGCTGGAGGGCTTCAGCCGCGTCGACTTCCGCATGGACGAGGGCGGCGGCCTCTGGTGCCTGGAGGTCAACACGCTCCCGGGGATGACGT
This window harbors:
- a CDS encoding D-alanine--D-alanine ligase, whose translation is MRVAVLFGGTSAERDVSVASGAQVVKALREAGHQVVPVDTARGVLAPAEEQRLLTAGVAPAPPPEEELAAIRAGASSPLPAASELKDIDVVFLVLHGGTGEDGTIQALLDLTGIPYVGSGHRASAVAMDKDFSKRLFRAAGVPTPDWLMAPAGAAEVEAALGWPVVVKPNKQGSTVGLTIVRAPGELEAAVAEAFRHDDEVMLEAFVPGRELTVGILEDQALAVGEIIPKRAEIFDYESKYQAGGAEEIFPADLTEEQTRAVRELGLEAHRALKLEGFSRVDFRMDEGGGLWCLEVNTLPGMTSTSLLPQSAAAAGISFPELCDRICRLAVEKHRRRQER
- a CDS encoding ketoacyl-ACP synthase III, encoding MRHATITGTGSFVPARVLANAELSAMLGEDVDAFVSGTLGIRERRWCGAHESTADLAEEAARAALADAGLAPEDVDLLIVSTDTPEYVSPATSSVLHGRLGLPGRTGTFDVNSACAGFATALDAAWKYVRADERYERVLVVAVYAMSKFLDPKDKKTVTIFADGAGAVVLELADEPGLLASELYADGSLSSGMGVFAGGTAEPVTEAVLRDGVRNRLRFVTKYPKEVNEEGWPRIVRSVLGRIGRQVEEVDLWLWTQVNRSTIEVVMEKLGQPMSKAHTIMDKWGYTGSACLPMALDDAAKAGRLRPDDLVVLTGSGAGLSMGCVAMRWNPKRSAR
- a CDS encoding nuclear transport factor 2 family protein, producing MTVEFNRIGRPPEEELREATEALARAELERDVAALDRIIHDEFLGVDPSGAPLTKEQVVETYGSGLFVLQTLVVEEQNIRACGDTGVVTASSTMRGRTPEGEFEQRYRFTDVYTRVDGEWKLFASHVTPLRRTAGFHSLTPPADEE
- a CDS encoding LacI family DNA-binding transcriptional regulator, with product MSPANAPRSVTTHDVARRAGVSQATVSLVLGGNPRARVAPATRERVMRAADELGYRPNMLARGLVRGRSYALGVVVPDLSNPFFLDVVTGVQRVAAEAGYAVLPGDTRDTTPARHLEALRARLVDGVVIDGLGAATLPEDSLADLKVVLVDEPSERWPGVASDALSAGRLAAEHLLGLGHRRIAFVGPATDVHGFRMRERGFFQALSAAGIPLPTGLLRRVPATVAGGLAAMKQLLAAGERPTAVFCANDLIALGALKAALAAGVAVPGGMSIVGCDDVEMARVVTPELTTVAVPARELGARAARLLLRLLDGQEVSARPARPLPVRLITRGTTGKPQGTGDREQGTSRETGSA
- a CDS encoding long-chain fatty acid--CoA ligase yields the protein MDTAARLFLARAARHPERAAYRLLAAGGAERDETLTWSEWADASRRFAAALIAHGHRPGETVAILAGSSFLWPVADLGVLLAAGVSVGLYPTSAPAQVKQILADCGAATVVVDTVDQLAKVEAVRAELPALRMVVARDVNGGGCAVAWDAWLARGAEALASTGIGAAVDARVLQARPGDTAILIYTSGSTGEPKGAEIPHRYLLASAESIRAVLGTREDDTTLSFLPFCHAAERIFGLYSRVLTGMEAALVPDHARLWEAARAYGPTVFGGLPRFYEKAFETLRAEHERAAGGERARWDRVVSLGVTRSRLRQAGEPVPPQVEAAWREAGEPLFARVRGLFGGRIRLATSGGAALPADVAEYLDALGLTVLGAYGLTEHLCVAFNRPDRYRFDAAGPPMPGTELRIAADGEILIRRGPLTFAGYHGRPGATRDAFTPDGGWVLTGDLGELVDGSLRVTGRKKELIALSTGKKVAPLPIEARLAQDPWIGQAMLYGEGQKFVSALLSLRPEMLRAWAAERALPCDDPTLLRHPELVRMVQRAVDRVNADLSRTEQIRRFVLIGRELTAEDGDLTPTMKLRRGVVAEKFRAELDALYQA
- a CDS encoding SIMPL domain-containing protein (The SIMPL domain is named for its presence in mouse protein SIMPL (signalling molecule that associates with mouse pelle-like kinase). Bacterial member BP26, from Brucella, was shown to assemble into a channel-like structure, while YggE from E. coli has been associated with resistance to oxidative stress.) codes for the protein MEIVRSERYPQLLLGMVALALGLVLSAIVAGAAFKSARRANDQIEVTGSAKRSIRSDYAVWRVSVGAQSPTLQDAYAEVTQHGQALRQFLSRSGVADSLVTVKPVEASSIYRVAENGMQTSELLGYRLSQQFEVRSSDVNGVTALSQGATGLINQGVPLQSSPPEYLYTKLADVRTEMLAAATEDARRRAEAVAKSAGAGIGAVRSARQGVFQITPRNSTEVSDYGINDTSSLEKDITAVVRVTFAVD